The genomic region CATCAGCGCCACCCGGGACGCAGGATCGGGCGCGCCACCCGCACCACACCGCCACGGCCGTAGTGCTCGAGCGCCGCCGGATCGCTCGGATAGTCGAGCACCTGAATCGGCCGGCGCACGCCGTAGTTGGCTTTCTTCTCCGCGAGCTCGGCGCGGATCCGCTCGGTCCTCGACAGCGGCCGACGCAGACGCAGCCGCGACAAGGACCGGTACGGTGTCCGGGCACGCGGGCGGACAGCCCTGGGGACAGGCATCCCGGCCTTCGCGCCCATGTACCCGAGCAGCAGCAACGCCGTCCACATGACCTTCACGTGCCGGGCGTCGTCCAGCGCGTTGTGCTGCCCGGACTCCTGCGCGGGCAGCATCTCGGACAGGCCCCCGGCGGCCTGCATGATGTCGTGCGTGAACATCGGCAGGCCGGTGGGCAGGTCGATCATCTTGCCGAACAGCTGCGCGAGCGCCACGTGGTCGTAGGCCCCGTAGTAGGCCCACAGCTCCACCGGCCCCGACCCGCCGAGCAGGAACTCGCGGACCTCGGTGGCGATGATCGCCTTCGGCTTGACGTCCAGGTGGGTCCGGTCGAGGGTGCCCAGCTGTGCGGACATCTGACGGCGCACCGACATCATGGGCGACTTCGACTTCGACGCCGCCGCCGCGAACGACAGCTCGGTCTCGGTCAGCGGCCGGGTCGGCAGCGTCGGCCACACGTTCTCCCGCAGCCACGTGTTGTGCAGGATCGCATCGTCGGAGACGTCGGCGTTGACCGCGTAATACTCGCGGCCGTCGTCGCAGACGATGCCGATCGAGATCAGCTCGATCGTGAACCCGTCGTCGATGAACTCGCAGTCGTAGAAATAGCGGCTCACAGGGCTTTCTCCTCCCCGAGGGTGCGAAGCCCGAACAGCACGTCCAAACCGAGGACCATGCTGGCCAGGCCGATGTCGAAGTTGTGCGCCGCCCGCAGCGACAGCCCGTCGCCGTAGGCCACCGTCAGGACCTCCGGGTGCGGCGCGGCCATCGGAGCAGTCGCCACCACGAACGCTCGGTGGCGCATTCCTCTGGTCTTGTGCATCTCGTCCCGTAGGGCGTCCACGATCCGGTGGGCCAGCACCGCAGCGGCCGGACGCAGATAGATCGGGGTGAAGTCCTCGATCGGCAGCATCCAGTCCGGGCCCTCCACGGCCACTGACATGTCCGCGACCTTGTCCAGCACCACGGGCACGCCGTGCAGGGCCGAGCGGGTGCGGGCGAGCACCGTGTCGCCGAGGTGGCGGGGCGAGGGGTCGACCGTGGTGTCGAGTTCCACCCGGTGGTAGCCGATGCCGAGAGCGCCGCCGCCGATCCTGGGCAGCAGGTCGTGCAGCTCGGACAGCGCCGCATCGGCCACCTGCAGCGGGCTCAGGTGCTCGCGGCTCACCTGGCCACCTCCCGTACCGGACGCAGCCCGTACAGCATGTCGAGGGTGAGCACCGCGCGCCGCCAGATCATGTCGTAGCCCAAGGTCGCGCGCACCGACACCCCGCCCCGGGTGGCCACGGCACTGTGCTTCGGGGACGTCGGCAGCGGCGCGGAAGCGAACGCGATGCGCGGATCGCGCAGCACCTCCCCGGCCGCGTGCTCGGCGGCGATGACCTCTTTCACCGCCGCGTCGAGCTGCCGGGACAGCACCGTCACCGCCGGACGCAGGTGTTCCTGGCTGAACTCCCAGGCCTGCATCGCGAGGTCCGGGCCTTCCACGGGGAACGAGACGTCCAGGCACCGGTCGAGTCGGATCGCGATGCCGCGCGGAGCCGAGGAGGTGAGCACGAAGGCGTGCTCACCGTGGCGCATCGTGCCCAGGCGGGCCCGGCGGTCGCGTTCGACCCCCAGTTCGGCGCTCATCAGCCCGGGGGACAGACGCATCGAGACGTCGAGCAGCCCGAACACCGCCGCCCGCGCGATCTTGTACGGCGAGAGCGTGCTCATGAGGTCAGTCCCATGAACGAGTCCAGCGCGACGACCACGGCCAGAGCCGCGCAGACGACGACCAGCCAGAACACCATCAGCAGCCCGGCCTTGACCATCGGATGCAGCGCGGGCAGCTCCGCGCGGCGCTGCGGCGACAGGTTCAGCCACCAGAACAGGCCGAACGCGGCCCCGACCAGAGTCAGGACCGCGATCAGCGTCATGACGACGACCATCGTCACCGCCCTGCCGGGAGGTTGATGATCGCGCCCTGCGGGACGGGGAGGATCTGGATCTTGCCGTCCTCGATCGCCTTGAGTAGCACGTAGTTGTCCGCCCCGTACAGGTCGATCAGCGCCTTCTCGCCCTGCGCCTTGAGCTCGAGACGACGGTTCTCCTCGGCCTGCGCGATGGCCGCCTCGGATGCGCGCTGCGTGGCGAGCAACTGGTCGGTGAGCTGCTGCGGTAGCACCGGCTTCTGCAGCGACAGGTCGATGTTGATGAAGTACGCGCCGCCGGTGGCCTGCTCGATCGCCGCGGGTAGTGCCGCCTTGACCGCGTTCTCCCAGTCCGACTTCTTCTTCGGATCCTGGTACAGCTCGCGCCAGGTCTGGCCCTGGGTGGCCTCGGTGATCGCCTTGCGCAGCGGTTGCTGCAGGTAGACGGCGAGGATGCCGGACCAGTCCTTGCCGCCGTCGTATTTGAGGCCGATCTTCTCGTGGAACTGCACGAGGGTGTCGCAGTCGGTGTTGAGAGTGAAACGCAGCTGCCCGGCGACCCCGAGGTCGATGCCGTCCTTGTCGGCGACCCGGATGTAGTCGATGTCGGATTCCTCGCCGCCACCGAAGACGTAGGTGCGTTGGCCGGCGGGGTAGGTGTATTCGCGGTCCGAGGGGCCGTAGAACGCGCGGGAGCCGGGGGCGACGCATTCCTGGAACGAGGTGGTCGACAGCGGACCGGCGTCGTAGATCAGTCCGGCCTGGTCGGGGGCGGGGGACAGGGAGCAGCCGGTGAGCACGGCGACGACGGGCAGGCCGATGAGGGCGGCGGTGAGCTTACGGTTCACGGTGTGGGGGTCCTGTCTGAGATCGGGGGAAGGGTGGGGTGGTCAGAAGCCGCCGCAGTCGCCGCCACCACCGAACGACGAGCTGTCGCTCGGCGAGGGTGATGGCGAGGGCGAGGGCGAGGGCGGCGGTGAGGACGTGGCGGATCCGCCGTCGCTGTACGTCGACGTGAAGGCGGCGGACGTGGCGATCACCGATGCTGCCGCCGACGACGGCGTCGGGATGGTCGGTGCCGGGGTGGGCCTCGGGCGGGGTGGGATCGGCCGGTACGACTCGGCGCGGCTGGGACGCTGGTACCCGGCGGCGCGCTGGGAACCGGCCCGCAGCTGCTCGGCGGTGCGCTCCTCGCTGCGCTGGCGTTCGCGTTCGAGGCGGCGCTCCTCGAGCCGGGCGGCGTCGGCGCCGAACACCTCCTCACTGGTCAACCGGCGAGGCTCGACACTCGGACGAGACTTCTTGCGACGGAACGGATTCCACATATCAGGCCTTCTTCCGATTGATGCGACGCGCGACGCGGGCGCGCTTGTTGCGGGCACGGCGCGCGGCCACGACCTCCTCGGGGACCGTGCCGCCGTAGACGTGCATCTTCGGGCGCTGCAACGCCGAGAGAATCCGCCGGTGATAGGCGAACTTGTCGAGGGTGATGTTGAACAACGAGACTCCTAGCAGGGTGGAGCCCCAGGGGCGGGTGCGATCGGTGCGCTACACCCGCCCCCGGGGGTCAGGACGAGATCAGTTCCAGGGATCGGTCGGAGCCGGAGCCGACCCGAGCAGCAGCAGGTAACCGGCGTCGTTCGATCCGGCCTTCACTTCCTCGAGGACCTGCTCGAACGCCAGGCGCACCATCTGCCGCGGATTGTCGATCCGGTAGCCGAGCGACAGGCCGCCCTGGTCGGCGCGGTACTTCAGATCGGCGAAGAACGGGATCATCTGCCCGCCCTGGAACACCGGCAGGATCAGCTCGAACCGTTCGGGGATCTCCACGTTGCCCTTGGCCCCGGCGCCGGCCTTGGTCTCCTCGTGGAAGGTGAAGGAGACGTCGCCGGACTGCAGGTGCACCCCGGACTCGTAGGTGACGTTGCGCTTGGCCTTGAAGGTGCGCGCGATCTCCATCAGGTCGGCCGCGGCCGGGGTGACGATCGCCGCGCGCCCGTCGGACAGGTGCTCGGCGAAGCGGGTCTGGTCGACGAGCTTGTTGTCGAGGCCGTGCCAGTGCGCGAACAGGTCGGAGAACACCAGCTTGAGGGTGATGCGGTGATCGCCCCAGCCGTCGTGGTTGAGGACCGCGACGAGGGCCTGGGCGTTGACGTCACCGAAGACGGTCACGTCCTCGTCGAGGATGCCGTGCTTGGTCACCGTGCGGGCCAGCAGCGCGAGGAAGGACTCGACCGTGGAGACGGTGGTGTTGCCGCGCGGCCGCGCCGGAGTCGGGAGGTGCTTTTCGAGGGTCGTCGTGGCCACGCGCTCGGAGCCACTGCCGTCGCGCACCACCGCGGTATGTACGACGCCGGGGGCGGGGGACAGTGGCACGAACCGCTCGGTGGTGTCGAGGGCCAGCTCGGCGATGGCCGACACGTGATCTTCGGTGTTGTTCTGGACAGTAGACATCTAGATTGCTCCTGTTCTCGGAAAAATCGGGGGAGAGGGTCAGTGACCGGTGCCGGTCTGCGGCACCGCCGACAGTCGCCCGGCGTTCTCCTCCATCAGCGCCAGCTGGTGCGGATCCTGCCGGGTCGGGTTGCCGTCACGGTCGACGAAGAACAGCGACTCGGCGCGCTGGGCCGCAGGCATCTTCGCCGCGACCTTGGTGGCGAACCGCAGCATGTCGGTCTTCGGATCGGGGGTGACCGCGACGGTGAACACGATCTGCCCGCCCTTGCCGGTGCCCTGCGCCGCAGCGATCAGCTCGTGCAGCTTCTCCGACAGCTCGGTGTGTACGCGGCCTTTGTCGAGTTCCTGCAGCACAGCGGCGAAGGGGCGGACGATCGGTTCGTTCTTGTCGGTCTCGCTCATGGTGTTTCTCCTGTTCAGTGGGTGTCGATCGAAAAGCTGGGGGAGGGTCAGAAGGGGGGCTCGTCGTCGCCGAAGCCGCCACCACCGCCGCCGTGGCCGGGGGTGTTGTCGCCCCACGGGTCGTCGGTGGCACCGGCACCGCCGCCGCTGCGGCCGGACGATCGGCCGCCGCCGCCGAAGCCGGTCGCGCCGCTGCCACCGCCGTTCGACTTGGTGACCTTCGCGGTCGCGTAGCGCAGCGACGGGCCGATCTCCTCGACCTCGAGTTCGATGACGGTGCGCTTCTCGCCCTCGCGGGTCTCGTAGCTGCGCTGCTTGAGACGGCCCTGCACGATGACTCGATCGCCGCGGTGCAGCGACTCGGCGACATGCTCGGCAGCCTCGCGCCAGATGTTGCAGCGCAGGAACAGCGCGTCGCCGTCCTTCCACTCGTTGGACTGGCGGTCGAACACGCGCGGGGTCGAGGCGACGGTGAAGTTCGCGACCGCAGCCCCGGCCGGGGTGAAGCGCAGTTCGGGATCGGCAGTCAGATTGCCGATGACGGTAATAACGGTCTCACCAGCCATAACGGGCAGGTTCTCCTTCGAGATAGTGGGGTGAATCAGACGAGCGCGTGACCGAGCATGGTGACGGTGGATTCGACGCTCTTGCGGGTCTGTACTGCACGGACGGCGTCCTGCAGGATCTCCTCGATCATCCAGTCCTTCAACCCACCCCGAGCAGCGGTGGCCGAGACGGCCATCTTCGGCTCGCCGTCGGTCACCGTGACCACCACCGACACCAGCTCGTCCTCGCGCCGGCCGAGGGTGTTCTCCAGGGCGTCGGCGAAGTTGCGGTACTGGGTCGCGGCGGTGATCCGACCGGCCTGCGCGCAGACATCGCCCTGCGAGCGCCAGTGCTCGATCAGCTGGGCGATCCGTTCGATGGGGTGCTCCGAAGGTGGGTCCTCGGGGCCGTTCTCGAGGACGGGGGCGGACAGGGTCACGGGTTGCTCCAATCGGTTACCGGCGCGGGATCGCCGTACTTCCACACCCCGCCCTGGGCGGCGGCGATGAGCATGTGGCGGCGCGCGCACTTGCCCCAGACAGGGTTGGCGTCGGCGGTGAGCAGCACCGTGCGGGCCTGGTCGAGGTCACCGGCGTCGAGCGCGGCCTTGAGCCAGTAGGCGACCGGGGTGCG from Rhodococcus rhodochrous harbors:
- a CDS encoding 3'-5' exoribonuclease domain-containing protein; protein product: MSRYFYDCEFIDDGFTIELISIGIVCDDGREYYAVNADVSDDAILHNTWLRENVWPTLPTRPLTETELSFAAAASKSKSPMMSVRRQMSAQLGTLDRTHLDVKPKAIIATEVREFLLGGSGPVELWAYYGAYDHVALAQLFGKMIDLPTGLPMFTHDIMQAAGGLSEMLPAQESGQHNALDDARHVKVMWTALLLLGYMGAKAGMPVPRAVRPRARTPYRSLSRLRLRRPLSRTERIRAELAEKKANYGVRRPIQVLDYPSDPAALEHYGRGGVVRVARPILRPGWR
- a CDS encoding SPFH domain-containing protein: MNRKLTAALIGLPVVAVLTGCSLSPAPDQAGLIYDAGPLSTTSFQECVAPGSRAFYGPSDREYTYPAGQRTYVFGGGEESDIDYIRVADKDGIDLGVAGQLRFTLNTDCDTLVQFHEKIGLKYDGGKDWSGILAVYLQQPLRKAITEATQGQTWRELYQDPKKKSDWENAVKAALPAAIEQATGGAYFINIDLSLQKPVLPQQLTDQLLATQRASEAAIAQAEENRRLELKAQGEKALIDLYGADNYVLLKAIEDGKIQILPVPQGAIINLPAGR
- a CDS encoding DUF2303 family protein, which translates into the protein MSTVQNNTEDHVSAIAELALDTTERFVPLSPAPGVVHTAVVRDGSGSERVATTTLEKHLPTPARPRGNTTVSTVESFLALLARTVTKHGILDEDVTVFGDVNAQALVAVLNHDGWGDHRITLKLVFSDLFAHWHGLDNKLVDQTRFAEHLSDGRAAIVTPAAADLMEIARTFKAKRNVTYESGVHLQSGDVSFTFHEETKAGAGAKGNVEIPERFELILPVFQGGQMIPFFADLKYRADQGGLSLGYRIDNPRQMVRLAFEQVLEEVKAGSNDAGYLLLLGSAPAPTDPWN
- a CDS encoding single-stranded DNA-binding protein, whose product is MAGETVITVIGNLTADPELRFTPAGAAVANFTVASTPRVFDRQSNEWKDGDALFLRCNIWREAAEHVAESLHRGDRVIVQGRLKQRSYETREGEKRTVIELEVEEIGPSLRYATAKVTKSNGGGSGATGFGGGGRSSGRSGGGAGATDDPWGDNTPGHGGGGGGFGDDEPPF